A window of Loxodonta africana isolate mLoxAfr1 chromosome 3, mLoxAfr1.hap2, whole genome shotgun sequence genomic DNA:
ATtttggatgttgaattttgtcaaatactttttctgcatgTCTTAAGATGATCATATGGCTTTCTCTTTGGGCTGTGGATATGATGGATTACTTTGATGTTGAAATGTTGAGTCCACTTTGCAtttctgtatttttgctttcagttgtgaaaattttgttGAAGTTTGCTGTGTCTATGTTCATTAGGGATATTgatctgaaattttgttttctttttaatactatcgtttttttgtttttgtgtcaaGGTTATGCTGGTCTTGTAAAATGAGAAGAGTTCTTTCTGCATCTGGCTGCTAAAAATTTGTATAAGATTAGCATTATTTTTGCCTTATATGTGTCACAGACTTAATCAGTAGAACCGTCTTGTCCAGGGTCTTTCTTCATGGGATAGTCTGGGTTTACAAATGCAATGTAAAAAATAAGTCCAGAGCTATTCAAAGTTTCTATTTCTTCCTGAGTTAGTTTTGTTAGGTTTTCTTATTCAAGGGATGTAACTATTTCATATAAGGTGTCAAATTTATAGGCATAATGTTGTTTatagtaattattttttttaatatctcagcATTTTTAGTGATCTCATTGATTTGTAGTTATTTGTGTTTTTACCATTTTTTGCTTGATCGTTCTTTCTaggcatttgttcatttattagtATTTTCAAGGAATCCGATTAAGgctttttgttatctttttttcttttatcattgaTTTCTATccttatatttattatttccttcctactACCTACTTTGGATACATGTTAAACTTTGTTCTTAGCTTCTTAAGATAGAAACTTATGTCATAGAtttagacctttcttctttttataatattaatatttatagcTGTAATTCCCCTCAAAGCATTTCTTTAGTTGCATCCCACAAAATTTCATGTTGTTTTTATAATCATTCAATTTCAAATAGGTTATTAATTGTCACTAGACATCACTGGATAAGAGAAAAAGCTCTCAGTGAGGGAATTAAAATGTCTCAGGCAACTTATAAAATAATTAAGCATACTGCATCTAAATTATGAAAGTGGCATGAACATAGGGATTCAGAAAGGAAAAGGGTGACTCAAGTCTAATAAAGGGGACCTCAGAACTATAACACACAGTAAACCAGGAACAAAAATTTAAACTCCATGTCTTTATTATCCATAAGATTTTTATGCTTCATCATAATTTTGCCATGAAAGAGAaaatgaacttgaagacagcatatttttaaaaataaccattACTACTTTAAATGAGTGGATACTTTCAAATTAGTTCTGTCCCAAAGTTGGAAATTACTTTCAGACAAGTAAAAACATAAAATGCCAGAAATGTCTGGAGAATGAGAGACacgtgaacaacaacaacaacaacaaaaaatcagaatttctgaATGCCAGTTAGGTCCTAAGATACTCATATATTCTTGCCCAGCCCAATGGCAAACATTTTTGTCACTTGTTTAAAGTGACAATCCCAACAAGGCTTTTCAGTGCCTGTTTTATGtccttgttcctcaggctgtaaaTAAAGGGATTCAACATGGGTGTGACTATGGTGTACATCACTGAGGCTATTGCACTGGCCCTGGAATTTTGAATAGTGGTAGAACTGAGGTAGACCCCAAGACCTGTACCATAAAACAAGGAAACAACTGAAAGATGAGATCCACAAGTGGAAAATGCCTTATATTTCCCCcttgctgatgttattctcagtATGGAAAAGGCAATCCGAGAATAAGAAAATAAGATGCCAGTGAGGGGAATAATGCCCATTACCCCAGTTGCAAAATACATCTCTATGATATTGAGGAGGTTGTCAGAACAGGCAAGTTGGATAACCTGATTGATTTCACAGAAGAAGTGGGGAATTTCCAAGTTAGTACAGAAGGACAATCTCAACACCAGTAAACTACGTAGCAGAGAATCCAGAACACTCAATATCCAGGAAAAAAGCAGCAACAAGCCACAGAGTCTGGGATTCATGATGACCATGTAGTGCAGTGGGTGACAGATGGCCACAAACCGGTCATAAGCCattatagaaaggaaaaaaacatcCAACTGTataaaaaggatgaaaaaatatatttgggcAAGGCAGCCTTGATAGGTGATGGCTTTGTTATAGGTATGGATGTTCAGTAGCATCTTTGGGACAGTGGTAGAAGTGAAACATATGTCTACAAAAGACAGGTTGGcaagaaaaaagtacatgggagtgtggagatgGGAGCCAGTGATGGTGGCCAAGATGATGAGAAGGTTCCCAATAAAGCTGAGCAAGTACAACGACAGGAAGAGCCCAAGAAGAAGAGATTGCATTTCCTCCTGTTCTGAGAGTCCAAGAAGAATAAATTCTGAAATTTGTGTGTGGTTTTCTCTTTCCATAGACCTAGTGTAACtatcaagaaagcaaaaagaaaaacaatacttTACAAACAAATAGGCATCATCAATCAGCAGCACTATTACAGATTATAATTTTCACATAATAAACAAAAGTACAAGGACTGTCTTTTACACCTCAATAAAACACTCTGTTTTGTCAATGGATCAGCTGAATATTCAGAGGATTTAATAATGCAGCCATTCTTTCTGCCTTTGACTGCCCGTTCCAAGTTAGTAAACTAATCTCTAGTCATAACCTACCTCATAAAGCCAGCACTTTTTCTGCATATATTTCTCTGAGATAGAGTCATCTAGCTCCTTggtcctcagagtgtgacccatGGACTAGAAGCATCAGCCTCACCTgaaagcttgttagaaatgcagaatctgtaGACAGCCCCTACTGAATCAGGATCTCCATTTTAAAAAGCTCTtagatgtattagtttcctaagaaTGTCAAATTACCTTGGTAATTTTTtctagatgatggaaaagctcaatatcatcactcagaacaaggccaggggcctactgtggaacagaccatcaattgctcagatggaagtacaagctgaaactgaagaaaatcagagcaagtccacgagatccaaaatatgaccctgagtgcaacccacctgaatttagagaccatctgaagaatagatttgatacattggacactggtgactgaagaccagatgagttgtggaatgatatcatccatgaagaaagcaagaggtcattgacaaaaacaggaaagaaagaaaagaccaagatggatgtcagaggagactctgaaacttgctctcgaacatcaagcagctaaagcaaagggaagaattgatgaactaaaagaactgaacagaagatttcaaagggcttcttgagaagacaaagtaaagtattataatgacatgtgtgaagaggtggagatggaaaatcaaaagggaagaacacactccatgtttctcaagctgaaagaactgaagaaaaaattcaagcctcaagttgaaatagggaaggattctatggggaaacaattaaacgatgcaggaagcatcaaaagaagatggaagaaatacacagagtcattataccaaaaagaattagacgttgttcaaccatttcaagagctgacaaatgatcaggaaccaatggtactgaaggaagaagtccaagctgctctgaaggcattggtgaaaaagaaggctccaggaattgatgcaatatcaattcagatgtttcaataaatagaTGCAGTGCAGGAGGTGCTCAAtagtctatgccaaggaatatggaagacagcttcctggacaactgactggatcagatccatatttatgcttattccccaaaaaggtgatccaaccaaatgtggaaattatagaacaatatcgttaatatcacatgcaagcaaaattttgctaaaaataaaacgcaagcaaaattttgctaaagatcattaaaaaacggctgtcgcagtatatcaacagggaactgccagaaattcaggccggtttcagaagaggacgtggaacctgaGATATCActtctgatgtcagatagatcctggctgaaagcagagaataccagaaggatgtttaccccctgttttattgactatgcaaaggcattcgactgtgtggatcataacaaactatagataacactgcggagaatgggaattccagaacacttaattgtgctcctgaggaacctttacatagatcaagaggcagttgttcggacagaacaagggggtaccggttggtttaaagtcaggaaaggtgtgcatcagggttatattctttcaccataccttttcagtctgtatgctgagcaagtaatccaagaagctggactatatggaaaagaacggggcctcaggattggaggcagtctcattaacaacctgcgttatgcagatgacacaaccttgcttgctgaaagtgaagaggacttgaagcacttactaatgaagatcaaagaccacagccttcagtatggattatgcctcaacataaagaaaacaaaaaccctcacacactggaccaatgagcaacatcatgataaatggggaaaagattgaagttatcaaggacttcattttacttggatctgcaatcaacagccatggaagcagtggtcaggaaatcaaaagacgcattgcattgagcaaatctactgcaaaggacctccttaaagtattgaagaacaaagatgtcaccttgaaaaccgaggtacacctgacccaagccatggtattttcaattgcagcatatgcatgtgaaagctggacaatgaataaggaagaacaaagaagaattgatgcctttgaaatgtggtgttgccgaagaatattgaatataccatggactgccaaaagaatgaacacatctgtcttggaagaagtacaaccagaatgctccttagaggcaaggatggtgagactgcatcttacatactttggacatgttgtcaggagggatcagtccctggagaaggacatcatgcttggcagaggacagggtcagcggaggagaggaagaccatcaacgaggtggattgacacagtggctgcaacaatgagctcaagcataacaatgattgtaatgatggctcaggaccacgcagttttcgttctgttgtgcatagggtctctatgagtcagaatgaactcgacagcacctgacaacaacaaggaCATGTTACCCCAGACTGCGTTGCTTAAAacaatggaaatttattctctcacagttcaggaggccggaagttcaaaatcaaggtaACTGTAGGGTTAATTCCTTTTGAAGACCCTCTCCTAGCTTGTGGTGGTTGCCagaaatccttggtgttccttggcttgtagacacatcgTTCCAATCTCTGTcaccatcttcacatggccttcctctctgtgttttcttctttcctcatAAGGACATCAATCATCGGATTTAGAGCCAACTCTAAATCCAGAATTATTTCATCTTGAGACCATTAATTAAGTATATCTGCAAGGACCGTGTGTTTTAAtagggtcacattctgaggttctggcTGGAcatacattttgaggggacaccaTTCACTACACTAGGTGATTCATATACAGATTCCAGTTTGAGAAGCATTGATCTGACAGTGGGTACCTCCAGGGATAAGAAGCCCCTGATTTTAAaagtgtttttcattttatatcctGCTTAACTATGATAATACATTACTCTTCTAAATGCTGAAATTTGCCTCCTTGTGATTTTCATCAGCTGCACTTAATTCTGATGTCTAAATTGAAAAGGCCCTTGGGGGATATTTGTCCAGAGGATACCCTCCCTCTCTAAGAACTGGGCTCTGTCTCACAAACAGTATGATGGAGCCCTGCAGTCTAACTTACACTGTCAAAGCTGATTTGGTCGGGAGATGACATGACAGAAGATAGCCCAATGAGCATCTTACCCCATCCCTGTGTCATCCCACCCAAGGAATTTGGAATTGAAGTTTTGAGATTACAATTAGGTGGGACTTTGAAATTCTCACTGTGGTGTTCATATTCTGCCAAAAGCATGGAGAAGCCTGGAAATACATTTTACAGAATGAGAGGGAAGAATGATTTAGGCATGAAAAAGACGTTTGGACAAGAGACACAATGGATATTATGGGGATAATGGGGAGAAAATCTGCATTAGACCCTGGTAGCTTTCTAGTTCCAATCAGGTGCTCAAAGACTCACACTCTGGAGGGGATGGTTAACATACTGGAGTAGATGTTGAACACACTGGTTGAGAGTGGCAAGTCTGGAGACAAAGTATAAGGATTTGATGACAAACTGACACTTATTAGCTGTCTAACCATGGGacagttacttaacttctctgtgattttttttttttaccctgtaaAATAGAGATCATCATAGGCTTATAATATTTTGAGAGGAACAATTAAGTTACATATGTAAATCACTTGGGACAGTGTCTGTAAATAGAAGTTTTACGTATTATCTATGAGCTTTATGTATTAAGTAATACTATCATTGCAATCTAACCTAgattatttgtattttcattATGCTCAGTGTAATGTCTGATATTGTTTCAAGAACTGTAATAAAGTTGATCCTAAAAATACTATatttgttcctgattttaatgcACACACTtctaaatgtttttaaattagTATGACGTTGATGTAGATCTTAAATACCATATCTTCATCATGTAAAGACAGTGTCTATTTAGAGAAGTATATGAGAATTTTTTATACAGACAAAGGGAGATGAAATTTATTTTACACTCATATAGTATATCTTGAGATCATATTCACAGCTCACAGCTCAGGAAATCTTTTGTCCTATAAAACAGTCAAGTCGTTTTAAAGATTTTAATGACTTTTAAAAAACCATTATGATCTTACAGATATTGCTTGGATCTTGGCTCCATCACTTATTAGCAGAGggttgagaaaaataaaagataatatgTGGCTACACTCACACACGCACACTTAGTATTGTGTTACATCACCAGTGAATAAAATGTTACCATCCAATGTTGACCTTCGATGTGATTTTTAAGTGTTATGTTTCCATATTTTCCTAACCTTTCAAAATAAGCATTTATAAAACAGAAATCAATTTCAGGAactaaagaacaggaattttttttttaactctgctgAATGAATTCCAGGTAGTTCAATATATTATTAATACCACACAGTTGCCCACAAAACTCAACTAATGCATTTCATGATGTGATATGAGAATAAAGAAAAACGTAAGGCAGCAGAGAAAAGTGATAAGGGGAAACAACATAAGACAGAGAGGAAATGCAGAGAGGAGAGATGAAAGTAACAAAAGATGTGGATGAGTTACTCACTACGTGTGTGACTTCATGTCTGATGACTCACACCTTCTATTTCCTGCTTTACTGACTATTAGGTGACAGTGAGTTAAATAAATACAGAGGTGACAGTGAGTTAAATAAACTCAAAATATCTATCAATGCTCCCTATCTGAAAGCTTTATTGACCATGAGTCTAGATACAATACCAGAGAAAATGGTGGCAAAGGAGGATCAGAAATAATCACTGAAAAGAAACTATCAGAAAGTGGAAAATAAACTAAACTAGAATTAGTGGCAAATGGTACTTGGAtgtttcagaattaaaaaaaaaactctctaacCATTGGGAGGTCAGGCAAAAATCTCCTTGGGGGAAAAAGATTTAAACCCTAGAACTGTACTTTTCCGGATCAAGTGAAAATTTCAAGAAAAACTACCTCCAAGATTTCAGTGAAGATGAAGCGAATCTTCCTGGCTttggaaaaacacaaaacaaaatataattttgTTTGAGGCAAATGGTGATAACAGAAAGATCATAGAACAGTTTGAGACAGAATTTGACAGTTTCAGATATGGTCAAATTTGCTTTGGGACAGTGTTGGCAAAGCACACTGCACAACTGGAAGATGTTATTCCTTCAGTCTTTCAGGAACCCAACAGTTCTCTggcttaaaaaaattaagaaatgtgttgttgttcttaggcaccatagagtcagttctgattcatagttaccctatatacaacagaacgaaacactgcctgatcctgcaccatcctcacaattgttcctttGGAAACGTAGCAGAATAAAAATCATTAGTGGCTTTTTCTGATTTCCTGCtacaatggggttgccatggtttGTAACTGAGTCCacagcaaattttttttcccctaggaaGAATAGCACTTGATAAGCAcagtgcctttttcttttttaattttatctgacCACAAGTAAAATCTTCACCCTTAGAAAAATGGTCTATTATTTAAGTCAGTTAAATAGTTAATATACAAAATTAAGATAGTAGTGAAAAAGTCTTATATTCTTCTGAACAAGAAAGGCACAGAGATTGAGAACCTCTGGAGAAGCTATAAAATGAGATACAAGATGAAGGATGGAAGCAAAGTGAATCTGAAAGTATTCTGCCTGAGatcaggaagcagacaaggatgtcctttatcaccactctaattcaacattgtattggatgTCTTAGGGAAAcactaaggcaagaaaagaaaacaaaggataTCCACACtgagaagaagtaaaactgtccctatttgcagatgatatgatcctatacatagaaaatcctaaggactcCACAGAAAGctgttggaactaatagaagcattcagcaaagtggcaagtTAAAagatcaacattaaaaaatctgttgtattcttcttcatcaacaaagagaactgtgaaaacgaaatcaggaaaacaacaccatttataataaccccccaaaagataaaatatttaggaataaatctaaccaggtacTTAGAAAacttatacaaataaaactacaaaatgccactgcaagaaactaaaagagacctacataaatggaaaaacacaccatgctttTGGATaggagacttaacattgtgaaaatgtcaatatgaCTCAAAGAaatatatagatataatgcaatcccaatccaaattccaacagttcTTCAcctagatggaaaaactaatcactaatttTAACattacatggaagggaaagagccccccaaaagtaaacatttatttaaaacaaaaaacagagtagaaggcctcacactacctgatctcagaaactaCTCTAcagccatgatagtcaaaacagcctggtattggtaaaaCAATACACACatagattaatggaacagaattgaaaacccacctatggacagctggtCTTCAAAAAAGGACCAAAGGTTATTGTATGGAGAAGAGAcattctcttcaacaaatggatctGGCAAAATTGTGtatctatctgtagaaaaataaaataggatccatacctcacaccatacacgaaagctaactcaaaatggatcaaagatataaatataaaatttaaactataaagatcatggagggaAAGTTAGGGACaatgggacaatgctaggggccctaatatgcggcataagtagattgccaagcataattaaaaatgcacacacagaagAAGATGAAGTAGATAAAAGGGACCTCCTAAAATTAAATTATTATGCTCAAAAAAGACTtctctaaaagagtaaaaagaaaacctatggaTTGGGAataaattttggctatgacatatctgacaagggtctaatctctaaaatttaagcaaaacttcaacacttcaaaaaaaaaaaaaagacaaattatccaattaaaaaatggtcaaaggatatgaacatgcacttcaccaaaaaaagacatttaggctgctaacaaacatgagaaaatgctcacaatcattagcaattagagagatgcaaatcaaaagtacgctgagataccatctcaccccaacattactggcactaattaaaaaaaaagaaaatagctaatgttggtgaggctgtggggagattggagctcttatacactgctggtggaaatgtgaaatggtacaaccactatggaaaacggtatggcacttcctcaaaaatctagaaatagaattaccacatgatccagaaatcccactcccaggtgtgtaccctaaagaaataagagctgtgacacaaataggcatatgcacacccatgttcattgcagcattatcaaCAATAGCAAAACTGTGGAAGCAAccgaagtgcccatcaacagatgaatggattaacaaactgtggtacatacacacaatggaatactacacaaaaataaagaataatgatgaatctttgatacatttcacaacacggatgaatctggagggcattatactgagtgaaataagtcaactgcaaaaagacaaatattgtatgagaccccttttataaagtaacaacaaaaggcttacacacaggaaaaaaaaaaaaaagctcttatatgattaccagggatgggaaggggagggagggaaaattaccagaGTGATAGTAGACATGAGTTAACAttggtgaaggaaaaggcaacacacaatatgagagaagtcagcaaaacatgatcaaggcaagagaggacactgagagaaACACCTGAATAAAGGACAACAATGGTAACTACTATATAACATAGACAATTCTGcaacaatagaatcaataaaCAATAATCTgtgaatggatacataggtatGCCAAATATGAGGGAGAGGGTAAGGGAGCACACTCCCTGGCGGACACAGGCTTGGTAGAAGAAATATCTAAATAAATGACTGTAGGTGTTCCTTATCTATAAATGTAGACAACAGAGCATGCAAGtggcacagtcagggaaacctcttagacataactaaacacttcatgggatgaagttcccaggcttgaaggcaaaggaccatagactctgGGGATATCTACATCATTTGGCACAACATATTTCTTAAAGACAATGTTCCACACCCTACTTTGGGGAATAGTGTtggaggtcttaaaagcttgcaattggccatctaagatacaactattggtctcttctagTCCAGAGCataggagacagaaaaaaaaaaaaaaaaaaaagactcaagggaacaattagtccaaagaactaatggatcacatgaaccacatcCTACACAGCCCCAGCACCAGAAGAAATAGGTGGTGCCTATTACAACAAAGGGTCTCAGACTGAGGGGGACTCAAATGTAGAACAagtgatcaaattcacaaaaaagacctgacttgctggtctcacagagactgcaGAACTCACAAGACTATGGTCTCTAGGAACCCTTCTAACTCtgaattgaagccactcctgaaattcacttttcagccaaagatgagttgggcttaaaaaataaacaatagcacacttgaggaatgtgcttcttagaacaatcacgtatatgagatcaaatgagcaaaatcagcccaaaaacaaagacgagaaggtgggaaggaacaggaaaactaggGGAATGGAACCAGGAAGCAAGGGGtggaaaagaaaaggagggagctAACACAATgcgagattgcaaccaatgccatgaaacaatttgtgtacatatttttgaaagagaaactaattttctctgtatactttcacctaaagcacaacgaagatttttttaaaaaggatgatttgaaaaaaaaagaaaggacaaaaacAGAATAAGGTCGGAGAGGctgaaaagggaaaaatatagaaagaaaatcTAAGGTTGGTAGTTGAGAATGGAGTCTGCGAGATGAATTGCCATGTGgggatttttaagaaaaatttcagACACTCAGTTGTAAACCCCCTCCATTTCCTTGAATAAATCattcaaaaaatatgtgtttcttagtaatgttttgtgtgtgGAAATTCCTTATGATGAATACATAAAAAGAACTGGGTCTTGCATCAAGGCTGTGATGGGGTAAAGCCAAGGCTGTGCACGAGAAGATGTGGGCATGTGCAATTTTCCAATTAGCAGCAGCCTAAAGAGGTTTCTAggttcctgggtagcacaaatgttttgagttggctactaaccaagagattggtagttcaaatccacccagcagtactgcGGAAGAAAGACTTACAGATCTAGTTCCATACAATTacagccataaaaaccctatggaatacagtcctactctgaagcacatggggtcaccaagacttggaatcaacttgactgtaaCAGATCTGGGTTTTTGGAAGGAAGTTTCTATACAAAAAAACTTGGCAGCAGCTGTGGACAAGAAGAAGGAGATGGAATTAAGGAGGTTGGAATTAGGAATTTATTCTCACTGACAGGTCTGTATGTTCATGTGACACATATCTTGTGAGGGAGTCCCAGAAACGTTATGACGCTTGAATGGAATAGCTGCCAGCAATTTGTCTGGTGAGGCTTCAAGCTATCATACCTTGGGCATTAAAAGCACATTGAATTAATTGATGGTTAAAAGGTATTGAAAACTGGGGCATTTTTCTTACATGCTTAGAACTGACAGCAGCTGCAAAGCCTCTCTAGAAAGGGGTTTCTGTTAGGAAGACTTACTAACTAAGAGTGGTCCCTATCTAATTATCAAACTGCCAGAATCTATCAAGTGTCTTAGGGCATGAGATGGGGGAGGTTAGTCCGGATTATCCAGGTGTgaccaatgtaatcacaaggttCCTTAGAAGAGGGAAGCAGGGGATCAAAGAAGACAAAAGGCTAGGTGATGGTGgaaacaaaaggttggagtgATATGGGGAAGGGGTCATGAGCAAAGGAATGCAGGAAACCTCTAGTAGATAGAAAATCAAGGCAGCAGATTGTCCCCTAGATCTTCTAGAAGGAGCCAACCccgctgacaccttgatttttagCCCAGAGAAACTGACCTCAGACATGTggtcttcagaactgtgagaaaattaatttgtgtTTTCCAAGCCACCAAGTGGTACCATTTCTTAAGTAGCAGTAGAAAACTATTCCAGTCTGACCTAGCATACTGAGGTCATAGCCTCTATGCTACACACTACTGGATGATAGAGTGGTGATGCTAACTCAGATCTACTGGATAGCAAACATTGTACTCTTCTTTTCTATGCTATCAGATGGATATAAAagtacaaacagaaatctatgtTCATGGTTGTTTCCTACTCTTCATTATGAGAATCTTAAAATCATAACAAAGGAGGCTTCTGAAATCATAGGCAGAATCTGCTTCAAACCTCCCATTTCAATATTGGTCTGGGAAGGTTGAAACAGGGCACTGCTTGAAAGGAAAACCTAGAGCTGTGGGTGGCAAAGCAACTGCTCTTTATTACTCAGAGGGACTGAGGGCTGTAGTGTCCTTGGCATGTGCTAAGCCTTCAGAATCAACTACACTGAGTATGGAACTGTTTGGAGGTCATTTAGAACACAGGTTCTCACCcaggagcaattctgctctgcagaGGAAACTTGGAAATGCTCAGAGATATTTTGGGCTGTTATGAGAAAGGTAAAGGCAATCCAGTGTATAGAGGTCAaggatgctgctgaacatcctacagTTGCACAGTACAAAAAAATTATCCCATAACAACAAAGAATTAACTGTCCCGTAATGTAAACAGTGCCATGGTTAAGACATCCAGAATTAGATCCATTTCCTGATTTTACCTATT
This region includes:
- the LOC100670056 gene encoding olfactory receptor 7A10-like, with the protein product MERENHTQISEFILLGLSEQEEMQSLLLGLFLSLYLLSFIGNLLIILATITGSHLHTPMYFFLANLSFVDICFTSTTVPKMLLNIHTYNKAITYQGCLAQIYFFILFIQLDVFFLSIMAYDRFVAICHPLHYMVIMNPRLCGLLLLFSWILSVLDSLLRSLLVLRLSFCTNLEIPHFFCEINQVIQLACSDNLLNIIEMYFATGVMGIIPLTGILFSYSRIAFSILRITSARGKYKAFSTCGSHLSVVSLFYGTGLGVYLSSTTIQNSRASAIASVMYTIVTPMLNPFIYSLRNKDIKQALKSLVGIVTLNK